A window of Streptomyces caniferus contains these coding sequences:
- the dapF gene encoding diaminopimelate epimerase produces the protein MTSTQRLAFLKGHGTENDFVIVPDPDGRLDLPATAVARICDRRAGLGGDGLLRVVRSAAHPEARAQADEAEWFMDYRNGDGSIAEMCGNGVRVFARYLLHAGLVEAGDLAIATRAGVRRVHVAKTGDVTVSMGRAVLPEDSVVVTVDGRGRPSTNVNMGNPHAVVFVDDLAHAGDLLAVPPFGPASVYPDGVNIEFVVDRGPRHVAMRVHERGSGETRSCGTGACAVAVATARRDGAAPAETGTPVTYRVDVLGGSLSITEQPDGTVEMTGPAEIVAEGTFDPAWLAAALA, from the coding sequence GTGACCAGCACGCAGCGCCTCGCCTTCCTCAAGGGCCACGGCACCGAGAACGACTTTGTGATCGTCCCCGACCCGGACGGCCGCCTCGACCTGCCCGCGACCGCCGTCGCCAGGATCTGCGACCGGCGGGCCGGACTCGGCGGCGACGGCCTGCTGCGCGTCGTGCGCTCCGCCGCGCACCCCGAGGCGCGCGCCCAGGCCGACGAGGCCGAGTGGTTCATGGACTACCGCAACGGCGACGGCTCGATCGCCGAGATGTGCGGCAACGGCGTCCGCGTCTTCGCGCGCTATCTGCTGCACGCCGGCCTGGTCGAGGCCGGTGACCTCGCCATCGCCACCCGCGCCGGCGTACGCCGCGTCCACGTCGCCAAGACCGGCGACGTCACGGTCTCGATGGGCCGCGCCGTGCTCCCCGAGGACAGCGTCGTCGTCACCGTCGACGGCCGCGGCCGGCCGTCGACGAACGTGAACATGGGCAATCCGCACGCCGTCGTCTTCGTCGACGACCTGGCCCACGCCGGCGACCTGCTGGCCGTACCGCCGTTCGGCCCAGCGTCGGTTTATCCCGACGGCGTGAACATCGAGTTCGTCGTGGACCGCGGTCCGCGCCATGTGGCGATGCGGGTCCACGAGCGCGGTTCGGGCGAGACCCGCTCCTGCGGCACCGGCGCCTGTGCGGTCGCCGTCGCCACCGCCCGCCGGGACGGCGCGGCCCCCGCGGAGACCGGAACACCCGTCACCTACCGGGTCGATGTGCTCGGCGGCAGCCTCTCGATCACCGAGCAGCCCGACGGCACGGTCGAGATGACCGGCCCGGCCGAGATCGTCGCCGAGGGCACCTTCGACCCCGCCTGGCTGGCCGCCGCGCTCGCCTGA
- a CDS encoding M1 family metallopeptidase: MPLPLRRPFRDPGRPVPARALPRGPSGGLRRTGRRAAALGLAALATLGMAEPPPRGPQGLGDRLFPMLGNTGYDALSYDVSLDYSGHNDQPLDATTEITVRATTELDHINLDFARGTVRSVKIGGLPAAHEQHGEDLVLTPAFHVSRGQEVTIAIAHTSDPRAKGDGGWLRTSDGLAMANQADAAHRVFPCNDHPSDKALFTFRITAPQELTAVANGLPLSPGARAGRRTWTYRTSHPMATELAQVSIGKSSVVLRHGPHGLPLRDVVPTADRAALAHWLAKTPAHMAWMERKVGPFPFEAYGVLIANARTGFELETQTLSLFEKAMFTTHQLPGWYVESVMVHELAHQWFGDSVSPRRWSDVWLNEAHATWYESLYAEEKGGSRVSLEARMRHAYQESDGWRAEGGPPAAPKAPGAGQKIGIFRPIVYDGSALVLYALRQKIGFAAFDRLERAWVERHRDGVADTSDFVQLASQVAGQDLTGFFQEWLYGDRTPPMPGHPEWQHKGAAAKPVQPKGPAVSPGPHGPAVSPGPHGAAVSPVPKGAAVHPASKGAVATPGKPV; this comes from the coding sequence ATGCCCCTTCCCCTGCGCCGCCCGTTCCGCGACCCCGGTCGCCCCGTCCCCGCCCGCGCCCTGCCCCGCGGTCCGAGCGGTGGGCTCCGCCGGACCGGCCGACGGGCCGCCGCCCTCGGGCTGGCCGCGCTCGCCACCCTCGGCATGGCCGAGCCGCCCCCCAGAGGGCCGCAAGGCCTCGGCGACCGGCTCTTCCCCATGCTCGGCAACACCGGCTACGACGCCCTCTCCTACGACGTCTCCCTGGACTACTCCGGCCACAACGACCAGCCGCTCGACGCCACCACCGAGATCACCGTCCGTGCCACGACCGAGCTCGACCACATCAACCTCGACTTCGCCCGCGGGACCGTACGCTCCGTCAAAATCGGTGGCCTGCCCGCCGCGCACGAGCAGCACGGCGAGGACCTGGTGCTCACCCCGGCCTTCCACGTCTCCCGGGGCCAGGAGGTCACGATCGCCATCGCGCACACCAGCGACCCCCGGGCCAAGGGCGACGGCGGCTGGCTCCGCACCTCCGACGGCCTGGCGATGGCCAACCAGGCCGACGCCGCACACCGCGTCTTCCCCTGCAACGATCACCCCTCCGACAAGGCGCTCTTCACCTTCCGCATCACCGCGCCGCAGGAGCTGACCGCCGTCGCCAACGGGCTGCCGCTGAGCCCCGGCGCCCGCGCGGGGCGCCGCACCTGGACCTATCGCACCAGCCACCCCATGGCCACCGAGCTGGCGCAGGTCTCCATCGGGAAGTCCAGCGTGGTGCTGCGCCACGGACCCCACGGCCTGCCGCTCCGCGATGTCGTCCCGACCGCGGACCGTGCCGCCCTCGCGCACTGGCTGGCGAAGACCCCGGCCCACATGGCCTGGATGGAGCGCAAGGTCGGGCCCTTCCCCTTCGAGGCGTACGGGGTGCTGATCGCCAACGCCCGGACCGGCTTCGAGCTGGAGACCCAGACCCTGTCGCTCTTCGAGAAGGCCATGTTCACCACCCACCAGCTGCCCGGCTGGTACGTGGAGTCCGTGATGGTGCACGAGCTGGCCCACCAGTGGTTCGGCGACAGCGTCAGCCCGCGCCGCTGGTCCGACGTCTGGCTCAACGAGGCCCATGCCACCTGGTACGAGTCCCTCTACGCCGAGGAGAAGGGCGGCAGCCGGGTCTCCCTGGAGGCCCGTATGCGCCACGCGTACCAGGAGTCCGACGGCTGGCGCGCCGAGGGCGGGCCGCCCGCCGCGCCCAAGGCTCCCGGCGCGGGACAGAAGATCGGGATCTTCCGTCCCATCGTCTACGACGGCAGCGCACTGGTCCTCTACGCCCTGCGGCAGAAGATCGGGTTCGCCGCCTTCGACCGCCTGGAACGCGCATGGGTCGAGCGGCACCGCGACGGCGTGGCGGACACCTCCGACTTCGTCCAGCTCGCCTCCCAGGTCGCCGGGCAGGACCTCACCGGCTTCTTCCAGGAATGGCTCTACGGCGACCGGACCCCGCCGATGCCGGGGCATCCGGAGTGGCAGCACAAGGGGGCCGCGGCAAAGCCGGTGCAGCCCAAGGGTCCGGCGGTGAGCCCAGGGCCTCACGGGCCGGCGGTGAGCCCTGGGCCACACGGGGCAGCCGTGAGCCCCGTGCCCAAGGGGGCAGCCGTGCATCCCGCGTCCAAGGGAGCCGTCGCGACCCCCGGAAAACCCGTGTGA
- the miaB gene encoding tRNA (N6-isopentenyl adenosine(37)-C2)-methylthiotransferase MiaB, with translation MTSSDRSQAVGVNKSYEIRTYGCQMNVHDSERLSGLLEEAGYVPAPKDGEGADVVVFNTCAVRENADNRLYGNLGQLAPKKAARPGMQIAVGGCLAQKDRDTIVKKAPWVDVVFGTHNIGKLPVLLERARIREEAQVEIAESLEAFPSTLPTRRESAYAAWVSISVGCNNTCTFCIVPALRGKEKDRRPGDILAEIEALVDEGVSEITLLGQNVNAYGSDIGDREAFSKLLRACGRIEGLERVRFTSPHPRDFTDDVIAAMAETPNVMPQLHMPLQSGSDTVLKAMRRSYRQERFLGIIEKVRAAMPDAAISTDIIVGFPGETEEDFAQTLHTVRESRFAQAFTFQYSKRPGTPAADMEGQIPKAVVQERYERLVALQEEISWEENKKQVGRTLEVLVAEGEGRKDEATHRLSGRAPDNRLVHFTRPQEPVRPGDTVTVEVTYAAPHHLLAEGPAKAVRRTRAGDAWEKRNAAPAEKAKGVLLGLPGIGAPAPSPAPTAGCGCD, from the coding sequence ATGACCAGCAGCGACCGGAGCCAGGCAGTGGGCGTGAACAAGAGTTACGAGATCCGCACCTACGGGTGCCAGATGAACGTCCACGACTCCGAGCGGTTGTCGGGCCTGCTGGAAGAGGCCGGATACGTTCCCGCGCCCAAGGACGGCGAGGGCGCCGACGTCGTCGTCTTCAACACCTGCGCGGTGCGGGAGAACGCCGACAACCGGCTCTACGGCAACCTCGGTCAGCTCGCCCCGAAGAAGGCCGCGCGGCCCGGTATGCAGATCGCCGTGGGCGGCTGCCTGGCCCAGAAGGACCGCGACACCATCGTCAAGAAGGCCCCCTGGGTCGACGTGGTCTTCGGGACCCACAACATCGGCAAGCTGCCGGTGCTGCTGGAGCGCGCCCGCATCCGGGAAGAGGCGCAGGTCGAGATCGCCGAGTCGCTGGAGGCGTTCCCCTCGACCCTGCCCACCCGGCGCGAGAGCGCGTACGCGGCCTGGGTCTCGATCTCGGTGGGCTGCAACAACACCTGTACGTTCTGTATCGTCCCGGCGCTGCGCGGCAAGGAGAAGGACCGCCGGCCCGGCGACATCCTCGCCGAGATCGAGGCGCTGGTCGACGAGGGAGTCAGCGAGATCACCCTGCTCGGCCAGAACGTCAACGCCTACGGTTCCGACATCGGCGACCGCGAGGCCTTCAGCAAGCTGCTGCGCGCCTGCGGGCGGATCGAGGGCCTGGAGCGGGTCCGCTTCACCTCCCCGCACCCCCGCGACTTCACCGACGACGTCATCGCCGCCATGGCCGAGACGCCCAACGTCATGCCCCAGCTCCACATGCCGCTGCAGTCCGGTTCGGACACCGTGCTCAAGGCGATGCGCCGCTCGTACCGCCAGGAGCGCTTCCTCGGCATCATCGAGAAGGTGCGCGCCGCGATGCCGGACGCCGCGATCTCCACGGACATCATCGTCGGCTTCCCCGGCGAGACCGAGGAGGACTTCGCGCAGACCCTGCACACGGTCCGCGAGTCCCGCTTCGCCCAGGCCTTCACCTTCCAGTACTCCAAGCGCCCCGGCACCCCCGCGGCCGACATGGAGGGCCAGATCCCCAAGGCCGTCGTCCAGGAGCGCTACGAGCGCCTGGTCGCCCTCCAGGAGGAGATCTCCTGGGAGGAGAACAAGAAGCAGGTCGGCCGCACCCTGGAGGTCCTGGTCGCCGAGGGCGAGGGCCGCAAGGACGAGGCGACCCACCGCCTGTCCGGGCGGGCCCCCGACAACCGTCTGGTGCACTTCACGCGCCCCCAGGAGCCGGTCCGCCCCGGCGACACGGTGACCGTCGAGGTCACCTACGCCGCCCCGCACCACCTGCTGGCGGAGGGCCCGGCCAAGGCGGTCCGCCGGACCCGCGCCGGTGACGCCTGGGAGAAGCGCAACGCCGCCCCGGCGGAGAAGGCCAAGGGCGTGCTGCTGGGCCTGCCCGGCATCGGTGCCCCGGCGCCGAGCCCGGCGCCCACCGCCGGCTGCGGCTGCGACTGA
- a CDS encoding DoxX family protein produces MKPLRPLKPHTEPRTDTQARPDTLRSPPLVADLGLLLLRLAVGLILAGHGAQKLFGIFGGHGLAATGKGFAALGYRPGEFFACLAGVSELLGGLGLAVGLLTPLAAAALIGVMINAMATSASQGLWAMTGGIEYPLTIAVVALAVAATGPGRFALDRPFRWGHGGLGSAAFALVAGGVGAAIVLAL; encoded by the coding sequence ATGAAACCGCTGAGACCCCTGAAACCGCACACCGAGCCCAGGACGGATACCCAGGCCCGGCCCGACACCCTCCGCTCACCCCCGCTCGTCGCCGACCTCGGCCTGCTCCTCCTGCGCCTGGCCGTCGGACTGATCCTGGCCGGCCACGGCGCCCAGAAGCTCTTCGGCATCTTCGGTGGCCACGGCCTTGCCGCCACTGGCAAGGGTTTCGCGGCCCTCGGCTACCGCCCCGGCGAGTTCTTCGCATGCCTCGCCGGGGTCTCGGAACTCCTCGGCGGCCTCGGCCTCGCCGTGGGGCTGCTCACGCCCCTCGCGGCCGCCGCCCTCATCGGGGTGATGATCAACGCCATGGCCACCTCGGCGTCCCAGGGACTCTGGGCGATGACCGGCGGTATCGAATATCCCCTGACCATCGCCGTCGTCGCGCTGGCCGTCGCGGCCACCGGCCCCGGCCGCTTCGCCCTCGACCGCCCCTTCCGCTGGGGGCACGGCGGCCTGGGCAGCGCGGCCTTCGCGCTGGTGGCGGGCGGTGTCGGCGCCGCCATCGTGCTGGCCCTGTAG
- a CDS encoding RelA/SpoT family protein: MSAEATNPGNPGAAGRKRGRRRLELRGLRRIGRAALLGPAPRDGLPHAMEHVAKVHRGHHPDADLDILARAYLLAESSHRGQLRKSGEPYITHPLAVTLILAELGAETTTLTASLLHDTVEDTEVTLDQVRELFGAEVCYLVDGVTKLEKVDYGAAAEPETFRKMLVATGNDVRVMSIKLADRLHNMRTLGVMRPEKQARIAKVTRDVLIPLAERLGVQALKAELEDLVFAILHPEEYATTRALVMEYTARPDPLTALARRVRTVLDEAGIDAEVLVRPRHFVSVHRVRLARRELTGADLGRLLVLVAEDADCYAVLGELHTCFTPVVSEFKDFIAAPKFNLYQSLHTAVTGPSGEIAETLIRTHQMHRVAEAGVIALGNPYAPTDGADAPEGERADPTRPGWLSRLLEWQRTTPDPDTFWTSLRDDLAQDREITVFCADAPSDGSPPVGGGAIGLPAGASCVDAAYERHGEVAHCCIGARVNGRLATLSTVLHDGDSLQLLMAPDSAAGPSPEWLDHARTPAARLAIARWLAGPQEPGARPASAGEGPVTEPPADRRAAGHDRCGADPVAPASVLVVADLPGAAVRLAGCCTPVPPDTVTGFAVRGGTVTVHRALCPAVARMAATGRQPVGVRWRGAGQGGHGCRVTLLAEAFSRPHLLADLTEAIASQGAAVVSAAVEPPHEQRVRHTYTLHLPNAAGLPSLMRAMRQVPGVFDVLRAGRARQAAALRP, from the coding sequence ATGAGCGCAGAGGCCACTAACCCTGGTAACCCTGGAGCAGCGGGCCGCAAGCGCGGCCGCCGCCGACTGGAGCTCAGAGGGCTGCGCCGTATCGGCCGGGCGGCGCTGCTCGGCCCCGCCCCGCGCGACGGCCTCCCGCACGCCATGGAGCACGTCGCCAAGGTGCACCGCGGCCACCACCCGGACGCCGACCTGGACATCCTCGCCAGGGCCTATCTGCTCGCCGAGTCCTCGCACCGCGGCCAACTGCGCAAGAGCGGCGAGCCGTACATCACCCACCCGCTCGCGGTGACCCTCATCCTCGCCGAACTCGGCGCGGAGACCACGACCTTGACCGCCTCCCTGCTCCACGACACCGTCGAGGACACGGAAGTGACGCTGGATCAGGTGCGGGAGCTGTTCGGCGCGGAGGTCTGCTATCTGGTCGACGGCGTCACCAAGCTGGAGAAGGTCGACTACGGCGCGGCCGCCGAGCCGGAGACCTTCCGCAAGATGCTGGTGGCGACCGGCAACGACGTCCGGGTGATGTCCATCAAGCTCGCCGACCGGCTGCACAACATGCGCACCCTCGGGGTGATGCGCCCCGAGAAGCAGGCCCGGATCGCCAAGGTGACCCGCGATGTGCTGATCCCGCTCGCCGAACGCCTCGGCGTCCAGGCGCTCAAGGCCGAGCTGGAGGACCTGGTCTTCGCGATCCTGCACCCCGAGGAGTACGCCACCACCCGGGCCCTGGTCATGGAGTACACCGCCCGGCCCGACCCGCTCACCGCGCTCGCCCGGCGGGTGCGCACGGTCCTGGACGAGGCGGGCATCGACGCCGAAGTCCTCGTCCGGCCCCGGCACTTCGTCTCCGTGCACCGCGTACGCCTCGCCCGCCGCGAGCTGACCGGCGCGGACCTCGGACGGCTGCTGGTGCTGGTGGCGGAGGACGCCGACTGCTACGCCGTCCTCGGTGAACTGCACACCTGCTTCACCCCGGTCGTCTCCGAGTTCAAGGACTTCATCGCGGCCCCCAAGTTCAACCTCTACCAGTCGCTGCACACGGCGGTCACCGGCCCGTCCGGGGAGATCGCCGAGACGCTGATCCGCACCCACCAGATGCACCGGGTCGCCGAGGCCGGGGTGATCGCGCTGGGCAACCCCTACGCCCCCACGGACGGCGCGGACGCCCCCGAGGGCGAGCGGGCCGACCCGACCCGGCCGGGATGGCTCTCCCGGCTGCTGGAGTGGCAGCGCACCACCCCCGACCCGGACACGTTCTGGACCTCGCTGCGCGACGACCTCGCCCAGGACCGGGAGATCACCGTCTTCTGCGCCGACGCCCCGTCGGACGGCTCGCCCCCCGTCGGGGGCGGTGCGATCGGTCTGCCCGCCGGGGCGAGTTGCGTGGACGCCGCCTACGAACGGCACGGCGAAGTGGCGCACTGCTGCATCGGCGCCCGCGTCAACGGCCGGCTCGCCACGCTCTCCACCGTCCTGCACGACGGCGACAGCCTGCAGCTGCTGATGGCCCCGGACTCCGCGGCCGGACCCTCGCCCGAATGGCTCGACCATGCCCGTACGCCCGCCGCCCGGCTCGCCATCGCCCGGTGGCTGGCCGGGCCGCAGGAGCCCGGCGCCCGCCCGGCGAGCGCCGGCGAGGGGCCCGTCACGGAACCCCCCGCCGACCGCCGGGCCGCCGGCCACGACCGGTGCGGAGCGGACCCGGTCGCCCCCGCCTCGGTCCTCGTGGTGGCGGACCTGCCCGGTGCGGCGGTCCGGCTGGCGGGCTGCTGCACCCCGGTGCCGCCGGACACCGTCACCGGCTTCGCCGTACGGGGCGGCACGGTCACCGTCCACCGCGCTCTGTGTCCCGCCGTGGCGCGCATGGCGGCCACCGGCCGGCAGCCGGTCGGGGTCCGCTGGCGGGGCGCCGGGCAGGGGGGCCACGGCTGCCGGGTCACCCTCCTGGCAGAGGCCTTCAGCCGGCCGCACCTCCTTGCCGACCTCACCGAGGCCATCGCCTCCCAGGGCGCCGCCGTGGTGTCCGCCGCCGTCGAACCCCCGCACGAACAGCGGGTCCGCCACACCTACACCCTGCATCTGCCGAACGCCGCCGGGCTGCCGTCCCTGATGCGGGCCATGCGCCAAGTGCCCGGCGTCTTCGACGTGTTGCGTGCCGGGCGGGCCCGGCAGGCGGCGGCGCTGCGGCCCTGA
- the miaA gene encoding tRNA (adenosine(37)-N6)-dimethylallyltransferase MiaA, with the protein MNTAVPAPRVIAVVGPTAAGKSDLGVALAQHVGGEVINADSMQLYRGMDIGTAKLTPEERQGVPHRLLDIWDVTCAASVAEYQRLARAEIDRLLAEGRTPVLVGGSGLYVRGAIDALDFPGTDPEVRARLEAELAEVGSGPLHARLAAADPEAGRAILASNGRRIVRALEVIEITGRPFTANLPGHEAVYDTLQIGVDVARPELDERIARRVDRMWESGLVDEVRRLEGEGLREGRTASRALGYQQVLAQLAGECTEQEARDETVRATKRFARRQDSWFRRDPRVHWLSGAAEHRAELPGQALALLERPVTA; encoded by the coding sequence GTGAACACCGCCGTTCCCGCTCCGCGGGTCATCGCCGTCGTCGGTCCCACCGCGGCCGGAAAGTCCGATCTGGGCGTCGCACTCGCACAGCACGTGGGGGGCGAGGTCATCAACGCCGACTCCATGCAGCTCTACCGCGGCATGGACATCGGCACCGCCAAGCTCACGCCCGAGGAACGGCAGGGCGTCCCGCACCGCCTCCTGGACATCTGGGACGTGACCTGCGCCGCCAGCGTCGCCGAGTACCAGCGGCTGGCCCGCGCCGAGATCGACCGGCTGCTCGCCGAGGGCCGCACCCCCGTCCTCGTCGGCGGCTCCGGCCTCTACGTACGCGGCGCCATCGACGCCCTCGACTTCCCCGGCACCGATCCGGAGGTGCGCGCCCGCCTGGAGGCCGAACTCGCCGAAGTGGGCAGCGGCCCCCTCCATGCCCGGCTGGCCGCCGCCGACCCCGAGGCGGGCCGCGCGATCCTGGCGAGCAACGGCCGGCGCATCGTGCGCGCCCTGGAGGTCATCGAGATCACCGGCCGCCCCTTCACCGCCAACCTCCCCGGCCACGAAGCGGTCTACGACACCCTGCAGATCGGCGTCGACGTCGCGCGCCCCGAGCTCGACGAGCGGATCGCCCGACGGGTCGACCGCATGTGGGAGTCGGGCCTGGTCGACGAGGTGCGCCGGCTGGAGGGCGAGGGGCTGCGCGAGGGCCGTACCGCCTCCCGGGCGCTCGGCTACCAGCAGGTGCTGGCCCAGCTCGCGGGGGAGTGCACCGAGCAGGAGGCGCGCGACGAGACGGTACGTGCCACCAAGCGCTTCGCGCGCCGTCAGGACTCGTGGTTCCGCCGGGACCCGCGGGTCCACTGGCTCAGCGGCGCCGCCGAGCACCGGGCGGAACTTCCCGGGCAGGCGCTGGCGTTGCTCGAACGACCGGTCACAGCCTGA
- a CDS encoding class III extradiol dioxygenase subunit B-like domain-containing protein encodes MLVAAAVCPCPPLLVPEVAAGAAPELDALRAACLDAIGVLAAARPDRLVVLGPAGESCRGEHPQGAVGSFRGFGVDLEVRLGAAKTAADRELPPSLSVGAWLLSRTDWADAPVEALGVAESLPRERAPETGREIAASAPRVALLVMGDGSACRTVKAPGYFDERAEAFDAAVAHALGTADLAALAALDEEPAAALQASGRACWQVLAGAAEGAGLSGRLLREEAPYGVGYFVAAWS; translated from the coding sequence ATGCTCGTAGCCGCCGCTGTCTGCCCCTGCCCGCCGCTCCTCGTCCCGGAGGTGGCCGCCGGCGCCGCCCCCGAACTGGATGCGCTGCGCGCCGCCTGCCTGGACGCGATCGGCGTGCTCGCCGCGGCCCGCCCCGACCGGCTGGTCGTCCTCGGCCCGGCCGGGGAGAGCTGCCGGGGCGAGCACCCGCAGGGCGCCGTCGGCTCCTTCCGCGGTTTCGGGGTGGACCTGGAGGTGCGGCTGGGCGCCGCGAAGACCGCTGCGGATCGGGAACTCCCGCCGTCGCTGTCGGTCGGCGCCTGGCTGCTGTCGCGTACGGACTGGGCCGACGCCCCCGTGGAGGCGCTGGGAGTGGCCGAGTCGCTACCGCGCGAGCGCGCGCCGGAGACGGGCCGGGAGATCGCGGCCTCCGCGCCCCGGGTAGCGCTGCTGGTGATGGGCGACGGCAGCGCCTGCCGGACGGTGAAGGCGCCCGGCTACTTCGACGAGCGGGCCGAGGCCTTCGACGCCGCCGTGGCCCATGCTCTGGGCACCGCCGACCTCGCGGCGCTGGCCGCACTCGACGAGGAGCCGGCCGCCGCCCTCCAGGCATCCGGACGGGCCTGCTGGCAGGTGCTGGCGGGCGCGGCCGAGGGTGCCGGCCTGAGCGGGCGGCTGCTCCGCGAGGAGGCCCCGTACGGCGTGGGCTACTTCGTGGCTGCCTGGTCGTAG